GTTGGCCTTTAGCAGAAACGAACAAAACGAACGGAACGAATTGAGTGATGGAAATGAACGCAATTAGTTCAACGAGCGAAACGAACAGTTGGTTTTAACATCGTAGTAATCCTCTCACCGAGTGAAACAACCTCACCGAGCGCACCGAACTAAACGAGCAAAACGAACGAAACGAACACAACGAGAGAAACGAAGATAATGACTGACACCAACACCGCACGAATCACGGTGGCGAATCAGAAGGGAGGCGCGGGGAAGACAACCGACGTCATTCATACTGGCGGCGCACTCGCTGCCCGAGGCCACGACGTCCTCCTAGTCGATATCGACTACCACGGAGGGCTCACCTGCTCGCTTGGCTACAACGATCTGTACTACGACACCGACCGTACAACGCTGTTCGACGTTCTCGACTTCGACCAGATGGAATCGGTGAACGACATCATCGTCGAGCACGAGGAATTCGACATCCTTCCCGCCAGCGAGAAACTCGCGAACAACAAGAACATCCAGACGCTGCTTGAGGCGCCGAAGAGTCGCGAGCGATTGGAGATGACTTTGGACGAGCTCGACAAGGACTACGACTACATTATCGTCGACACGCCGCCATCTCTGAACGTCCTCACCGACAACGCGCTCGTCGCGACTGGCAACGTTGTCATCCCCGTCATTCCCGAGAAACTCAACGCCAACAGCCTCCAGATTTTCGCTAAGCAGCTGAGCTCCCTCGAACAGGCGTACGGAGACATCAATCGGCTCGCAATCGTCTGTAACCGCGTCGAGCAGAACGCCGAACACCGCGACACCATCGAGGAGATCAAGTCGGCGTACTCTCTCCCGGTGTTCGAGATCCCGAAGCGGACCGACCTCTCTCAGTCGATTGGCGAAGGGGTGTCCGTCTTCGGCTTCGGCAAGGAGAACCAGCGCGTTGAGGATGCACGCGACCTGTTCAACGAAATCGCCGACCTGTTCGACGAGACGTTTGAGAAGACCGCACCTGAGGAGGTGGAAGCATGAGCGATGGCTGGGGTGATGCTTCCGGCATCGAGGGCAACTACGAGGAGGAGGACGATGAGGTCGAATCCAGCGAAACGAGTGAGGTGAGTGAAACGGTGGAAACCAGTTCATCGACCGAAACGACCGAATCGACTTCAACGAGTGAAACGAACGAAACGAGCAAAACGAAGACGAACATCAAGGACGAGTGGAATGGGCGGACGATCTACATTCCCGACGATGTCCTCGACGAGATGGAGGATACCTACCTCGAGTCCCAGCTGAAGCTCCGCAAGGCGGGCCAGGACGAGTTCAAGAAAAATCGCCACTTCTACCCGCTACTCGTCCAGTTCGGTGTTGAGGCGCTCTCTGAGGCGGATTCTGAGGAAATTCAGGCTCGGCTTTCGGAACTCGGAGACTGAATGACCTCGCGCAGACCGGGGACCGAGTTTTTGTATAGCGATATACGATATAGAATATTCTGAAGTGCGGAGTTCCGGCGCTAAGAGACTCTAGACCCCCGAATTCCCCCGATGGCTCGAAAACAACAAGTGGTCCTGATTATGCCCGTAATCACGACCACTTTGAAGTACCCCGACGCCGTCGGTGAAGCACGAATGCTGCAACCCCCTCACAACGGCGCTTCCCCCGGGTAGAGCCGACAAGACCGGGCTCCGAGTTTGCTCTGACTCTCCTCAGCCGGGGTCGAGGCGATGGCGAAGAAACGCACTCGATATAGAACTAATGACCTCAACCTATATTAAGACAAAGCGCGAACGGTGTTGTATGTCCGAAGACGAACCGAACTCCGAGGGCCTAATGGAACGCCAAACCACGGGCGAAGACCGCGTGAGGATGACCGCCCGGCAGCTTTCGGAGCCTCAGACGGCCAACTGGATCGCCTCGGAAGCGGGCTGGTCACACGAGCCGACCAAACGCGTCCTCGATCGGCTCGTCGACGATGGCATCCTCCACCGTGACGAAAGCGGTACTCACACCACGTATTACCCAGATTATCGCCGCCAAGCGATGCAGGAGGCGATGCGGCTTCGAGACAGCGGGCACACTGTCGAGGAGCTTACGGACCGTCTCGCCGATATGAAGACGCAGATTCGCGACTGGGAGGGCGAATTCGGCGTCGAGTCACCGAATCAGCTTCGCGGAACGCTCGCTGACGAGTCCCTTGACGGTGACGAGGAAGACCGTCGCCGTGAGATTGCCCGCGAGTGGGAGCACCTTCAGCGTCGTATCCAGATCGTTGGCTTTGCCATCCGCGAATGGGACTTCCTCGCTCCGACGACAGAGTCTGCCGAGGCCAGCAGCTAACGGATGTCGGTCCCGCATCCAGGTGGTGACCCGAACGCGAACCTCTACGCCCAATTGAAGCGGGACGTCCTCGACCGTGTCCCCCAGATCACGGCCGTCGAGTACGTTCCTGACGATATCGAGGCCAAGCAGCTGCGGGCGGTTTTTGATCCAGCCCGCCTTAATCCCCCAACGGGCCCTGATTCGCCGGAACTGACCGTCAAGTGGTATCGACAGGACCCTCACGACTGGTTCCGTATCAACTACACCGATCCGAACACGGGCTTTCACGCCGGCTGGCACCAGGACGAGGACCATCCCGATCTCGGACGGGCGCATTTCCAGTACTCTGCCGCCAATACGGAGGACCGCTGGGGGATCACATTTGAATACGAGACTCCTTCCCTGATCCTCTGGGAAATCGTCGAAACGCTCTTCGAGGACGTCCGTCCGACTTACCAGTACGCGAACGAGGAACGATGACACCTCGAGAACGCACTAATCAGTCACTCGCGAGTTCCTTCGAGCGCTACCTCCAGGACAAGGGGAAAGGCCGCGGCGGCGACGGTGGGAACTATCGACGTAACGCTGCACGCGAGCTTGAACGGTTCGCCGAGTGGGCCGCCGGCGACCGCGGCGCCGACGACTGGACCGGGATCGTCTCCGACGACGTCGACCGCAAACCGACCTTCGACGATCTCGACGAACGCGTGTTCCGGGAGTACGCCCGACATCTCGGTGGAGATCGGGGACTCAAGCAGAACACGGTACAAACCTATTACCGCTATATCTCTGCCTGGTGTGGGTGGTGTGTCAACGAAGGGTATCTCGAGGCGCATTACGCGCAGCGGGCGAGTGCGATGGCGCCGTTACCGGAGGACGACGGCCGCAAGCCCGGCGACCAGCAGGCCTGGACGTCTGAACAGCGCCACGCTCTCACCCGCCACGTCGACGAACGGGCCCGCGACGCTGTCGAGGCGTACACGACACTCCCAGAGGATACTGACCCCCTCGACAAGCAGCGAGCGCGCTACGTAGCGCTGAAGGCGACTCGTGACCGGGCTCTGGTGTTCGTCCTCGCGTACACCGCTGTCCGCGTTGGCGAACTCCTCCGAGATCCAAACGACCCGCGCCGGCGCGGCGTCCGCTGGGAGGATCTCTCCCTCGACGACGGGAGTATGGACGTCTACCGGAAGAAACAGCAGTGGGACGCCGCGAGTCTCCCCGATCCAGTGATTTCTCCGCTGCGAAGCTATCGCCAGCTGATGGACCCGCCGACGGAGCAGTGGCCGGTGTTTCCGACGTTCGACCAACGGACGCTCGCAGAGCTCGTCCAGGATGACCTCGCCGATCGAGGGGAACGCCCAGAAGCAATCACTGAACGCCGTGCGGAGTACGCTCGCGACCTGCTGCTGGCGCTCGATGAGGACATTCGGCCTCCATCGATCACGACGGACGGCGCACGGTCGATTCTCCAACGGCTCTCAGAGGCTGCAGAGATCGACATCGACCATCCGAAACACGACTATCTTGCGCCCCACGGTGGTCGACGTGGAATGGGCGAGGTGCTAGTCCGCGCGTTCGGGTACACTGTTGCGGCTCGCTATCTCGATAACTCGGAGGAGATGGTTCGTGAACGGTATTCGCATATTGAAGCCGGTGAATTGGGTGATGTCGCAACTGAAGCACTCGAACAGATCGATTGACGCAAGCGTTTATACGGGAGGAGAACCTAGATTAGGTTAACCAATGAGCCTTGACCAAGCGGTTGACGAAGCGCTCGCGACGTACAATATGTCGCGCAGCGAAGAGGCCGAGGAAACGGGCCGAACAGTCGCCACGCTTCAAGACTAGTAGAACCGCTTAGTTGAGGTCTCGGATTTTTTCGGCGAATTCTGCTTTCGAGAGGCCAGACGTCTCTTTTAGCTCCGGATAGCCGGCACGTTCGACAGCCTCCTCAACAAACGTTACCCAGAGATCTTCGTGCTTCTCCGCGTAGGCGATTTTCGCCTCACTTGGGTACATATCCAACTCGTATTCAGTCAGATCGATCTCGACTGCGTGTTTTCGCTCAAGCGTCCGCGCACCGAAGCTATACAGGTGCTTGAAGAGGACGTTCTTCCGTCGAACGGTCAACAGTCGCTTCGATTCGTTGATGTACTCGTTCACCCACTCTCGCCAGTCGTAGGATTCTGGATCGGTCTCTACAGAGGTTTCCGGCATAGCGAAATCCGGATTCAGTCGCCGGAGGTAGAACTGAATCAGCGCAACAGCGGTTCGATGGTTGGCATTTGGAAGCGCGTGCTTGAGGATCAGGTTCGAGGCGAGTCGGCCCGCTACGTCTGTTGCTGATCCTTCCCACGACGTCCGGTCGAGAACGTCCGGCAGTGCATCGACGTCGATATTCTTGTACGCCTCAACGGGAGTTCCCTCTTCTTCTTCGTTCTGAGCGATAAGTGCGCGGTAAATCTCGAGAAGACGAACGATGATGGTACTGTTGTCGGCACTCATCTCTGAGAGCGACTCGTTCAGGTTAAAATCAATCTCTTGAACAGGCCCACCGCCGACGCGGGATGTGTAGATGACGTAGAACGGTTCGTCGATATCGTATTTCTGGACCTTCACAGCGACGTCGTCGCCGTAGTCGACGATCTTCGAGACGATTTTGGCAGGAGCTGGATGGACGAAGTCAAGGGAGAACTGCTTGTCGCCGGGGTGGTGGTAGTAGACGTGGCCCATCTGCGTGCGTATTACTACTCATCTGTGCTTCTTAATCAAGTTCACGAGCGAGATTCTCTTCGAAAAGTCGGTGGACTGCTTTTTTATACTGCTAAGCATGCCGAATACCTATTTCTCCAGTTATGGCCGTCCGTGGTCTGAATTCAGGTGTCTCATTCGTGCGTCTCTCGACGTTGTTCATGTTCATCGTGAGTCAGTTCTCCGCGGGCGTAGGCGAGAAGGGGCTCCTCGACGACGGAAACGGCGAGGTTGTAGAGCTCGAGTAAGCGAGCTGATTCTCATTCTTAACCAACAGATGCCCAACTTTCTCAGTGGATGTTGGTTAAGACTTTTTCTACTAGGTCAACAAGTGATTTGGTTATAATTTATCGGATAAATTTGCACCACTTGGCAGCCAGAAAGCATTTATTCCTCATCCAGCTACCGTGCCAATATGTACCGGGACTCAGCCGGTGCATACCCATACCCGCATGTATGATTACGAGGTCAGTCACCATCGAGGACATCGATGACCTGTACCTGATGTGGAACGACCACATCAACGCCTCCGCCCTCTATCGCCGCGCCCTCCGCGAGGAAATGGAAGTCCGCGGTGTTGACCCCGATGAGCTCCGCGACCTCCTCGAACGGGCCCGCGAGCAGGGCTACACCCTCGAAGAGATCGCAGAGGACACCAACCGATTCGACGACCTCCAGTCGCTCGTCGAAGAGCAGCAGAACCAGCCAACGGCTGGAGACGCCACCGATGATTGACCCGCTATGTCACAGGACCAGACTCCCTCCGACCCTGAGCGTAGCACTGACACCGAGTCACCGCTGACTGGGAAAATCCCTCGGCAGGCAGCGCTCACCATCGTCCTCCTGAGCCTGTTTGCCGTTCAACCGGTTGCAGCCCAGAGTAACGCGGTCTGTAGCGCAGACAACCTCCCGAGTATGATTGAGGGGTTCTTCCAGCTGACCACCGCGCTGGGGATCGTCGGCCTCGCAATCGTTTGGCAGGCTGACTCCCTTATCGAGATGTTCACCCTCAATCCCGAGCAGAAGAAGGGGCTCAAGCGCCACAAGCGTTCGGCGATGAAGTCCGCGGTCGTCCTCGTCGTCCTCGGCCCGCTCTACACCGTCGCCGGGTCAATGATGGGCCTCCCGCTGGCGCAGTGCGTCGACCTCGTCCCCTGGTAAGCACTCCACAGCACCGTTGCGAGCCCTATGAACCACCGAGAGCTCTCCGTGCTCATGGCCGGCTTGCTCGCGACGAGCCTAGTCACGGGTATCGTCGCCGCTGACCCGCCACGACCAGGTACGGAGGGGAATGGGCTCACGGAAAACGAGTCGGCAACGCTGTGGTCACGTGATGCGGACAACTACATCAGCCAAGAAGAGTACCGCCAGCGCTACGGCGAGAACCGCTCCGCCGTCCATCAGGTCGCCAACGGGACGGACGTTACGTTCAAACGACCGCCGGCGACTGCGGCGACGTGGACGCGGAACGACTTTGAGGACCTCGACGCCGGCGGCCCAGATACGTCCGTGCATCCGCCGCACGCGGACCTTGAGGACGGCGTCTTCATCGAAGATGCTCACGCAACGATCTTCGCGGTCCAGCCCTCCACTCGTGGACACCTCGAGTCCGGTGAAACCCCACTCTATATCGCACCGAATGGGACGATGCGCGGGTTCGTTGATTACCGCGTTCGCGTCCCCAACGGGAGTTCCTCCGGCAACACAACTATCTCATGGTCGCTCACGGAGCACGAGATCGAAGAAGTCCGGTTGAAGAAGGACGGCGAGACCATCGCCGAGCGTGACGGGTCACATACGCCTGCCCTCGACTACCAGATCGAGGACGACTGGAGTGCGAATCTCACGCTGGAAGCGGAGATTAGCGTCCGGCTGAAGAAGACCGTCAGGACCGACCTGGGTGACCGGACGGACGTCGACGTCACCTATCGGACGGAATCACGCAATGTCTCCGGTTCGATCGGCGTCGAGATCTACGACCTCTCGGCGTACCCCTACTACGCCGAGTATCCGAACGGCGACGCTGGCGTGGCGATCTTCCAGTCGCGGCCATGGCAGGGGTACACGCTCACGGAGGACGGTGAGGCACGGGTCCGTGGCATCTGGCGGTTCTACACCGCTCGGAACACCAACTGGGACACACTCGTTCGGTCGAATCGGACTACTAGTGCGACCGTTCAGTCGGACGCGATTCCGGTGTACGTCCACGCCTATCCCTCGCGGATCGGGCCGCGTGCCGAGCCGGTTCGAGACGGACCAGAACTCATCGAGACCTGGGGGACTGACCGCCCGTCGCCAGTCGGCACCATCGGTGAGAACATCAATATCGACATCGTCAACCAGTCGTACACGACGACGTACGGCGTCGCCGTTCGAGCCGAGAACGTCGACCGAGAGGCACTGCACGTTGCGGGTATCGTCCGGGGCGTGAATGCGTCAATCGTCGAACCGGATGCCGGCTCCGAGCGACAGCTCCGCCGCAGTAATCTTACTGTCCAGGTCATCCAGCAGAATCAGTCGCAAGCGACGCTCAGGGTCGAACTCCGGGACAATCAAACTGGTGCGCCGATTGCGCTCGACGATAGCCGTCAGTATCCAATCGGCGGCACCACCCGAAACGGGTACATCACGGTCGCCGATCAGCGCGTCGAGACCAACGCCTCGGGAGTGGCGATCGTGACCGTCGACGAACCGGGCATCTACACGGCTCGGTACCATCCGGGCTCGTGGCTCGGTCACGACCCGGCGTACGTGAGTGATACCGCGACGGCCCGGTGGCACCCACTCGGGACGATCGACGGCTGGTTTGCACTGGTGTTCGAGGTTGGCTGGCAGCTCCTGCCGTTCTTCGTGATGTTCTACGCTGGCAAGCGCCTCCTGCGGATGCTCGGCCCAGAAGACATCTTCGGACAGAAACCATGACTCAGGACAATCCCCACCTCAGTAGACGGACCGCCCTCCGAACAGTCACCGGCGCCGCTCTCGTGAGCGTGGCCGGATGCCTCAACAACGACGATTCCCCGGATGGCGGGAACTCAACACCGTCTGATGAAAGGGGAATCATCCAGAAAGTCACCGTAGAGGGGGCAGAACTCGTCGTTGAATACTCCTCAGAGGAGGGAGTCGACCAGATCAACCTCGTCCAGCCGAATGGGGAGCTGTTCGGTCAACGAGAAACCGCTGCTGGGTCACAACAGGTCTCTTTCGAGATCGGAACTTCCTATGAGCCTGGAGAGTATACTGTCGTGGCTCTCAGCGGTGAAGAAACGCTAGCTGAGAGTTCCTCACTGATTCAGCCGGAAATTGGAATTCAAGAGGTCGGTCTTTACCGGAATAACCCTGAGAAGCCGTGGGACGAAGTCTACGGAGATACTGAGACGGATCGGCTAAAGAACGGGGAAGCGTACGTCACCGTCGAAAACACCGGAAGCGGACCAGAAGCGGTTGTTGAGTTAATTTTCACCGGTGATGTTCCAAACCCGGTCGAAGATCCCCGAGGTAGCGGGATGTATGAAACTGAACAGGTGGTGATCCCGCCGGGAGAAACTACAGACCTGTTCAGTAGTTCGTTCCCGTTTGGTTCCGAATCTGAGGAGGGAATGGGGTGCTCCCCGAATGGGAACAGCGGCCAGTTCACCGTCACAGTCCGAACCCAGGTTGGCGGCGACCAGGTATCGAAATCCTTCGATGTACAGTACTCCGGATCCACGGAGATGAGTGACTGCGAGGTTTCAATCACGGAGGCCTAACGATGGTGGACCTGATAGACGTCGTTCTCGAGGGATTCAAAGACGTCGTCGATTGGTTCATCGGTCTGTTCATGGACGGGCTTCGGTCGGGGTATCAGACGCTGACCGAAGAGATATTTGGCACTCCGACTCCCCAGACTGATGGGACGTTCATTTTCGGAGAACCAAGTAACGCCCCTTGGCCAGCAATCCAAGAAGGGCTCATCGGCGGCGAGATCATGTTGATTTCTCTGCTGCTACTTGTGATGAGCGTTCAGGGACGACACACCATCCGCATCTTCAATATCGGGAGTGCGTACGAGGCTCGGAAGACCAAGAAGACTGCCTGGGTCGGAGCCTTTCTGATTATTACCTGGTACTGGATTGGGGCGCTCGCGCTCTACCTTGTTGATGGGTTCACGATTGCCCTGATGCCGGAGCTGTCCTCGCTGGGCTCTGCTATGCTGCAGTTCATAACGGGGTCGATTACCAACCCCGGTCTTGGTCTCCTCTTTGCTCTTATCGGAGGAATTTCGATGTGGGCACTGGAGGCGCTGTTCTACATCCGGCAGATTCTCCTCTACGTCTACCTGTACGGGATGCCCATCGCGTTCGCCGTCGCCTATGGCAACATTCCTGTCCTCTCTGATGTCGCGATGGGGTTCAGCAAACGGTTCGTCCCATTGGCCATCCTACCCCTGCCTGCGGCGATAGTCCTCAAAGGATACGACCTACTCTACTCTGGAGGGACGTTGACGCCGGGATCAGCGTTCCTCAGGTATCTCGTTGCGGCTTCACTTCCCCTCGTTGCGCTCTATGTCACGTGGAAGACGTTCAAGTACGCGACCCCGCTGACGGCGAAGGTTCTCGGTGGTGCGACGAAAGGAGCGGCCCTCATCGGCGGTGTCGCCGCTGGAGCCTACATCGGCGGCGCCGGCGTCGCGACGACCGCGGCCCGGTGGGGACCGAAGGCCGCAGCGGGACACGCTGTGGCGCAGAAAGCTGCAGCCCGGGGCGCGAACAGCGACGAAGACAGCGGGACGCCGTCGTACCGGCGGACCGAGAACGACCCTGGAGGTTACTAACAATCCATGTCCATCGACGAAGACGCAGCCGCACGGCGCATCATGGACCAGTTCGGTGAGGAGAGTCGCATCCCCTACCTCAACATCGAGGAAGGTGACGTGGGCGTCCTGATCGCCTTCCCGATCGTTGGCTTGTTTATCGCTGGCCTCACCGGCATCGAATCACTCGCCCTGCCGTTCGTCGCAGGTGGGTTCGGGTTCGGCGTCGCGATCGTCTACGTCTCGCCCGACCACCTCAACGCGTGGACGTGGACGAAAGACGTCTATCGCTACGTCAAGCGCCCCCAGATCACGTTCAGCGCCCCGGAGGAAGCCGACAATAGTACCAATGAGACAGAGCGCAACGAGGGCGGGCTCGCGAACTACACGCCATTCAAACCTGACGAGCGGACGCAGGACCTCACGAATATCGAGC
This genomic window from Haloplanus sp. GDY1 contains:
- a CDS encoding ParA family protein, which gives rise to MTDTNTARITVANQKGGAGKTTDVIHTGGALAARGHDVLLVDIDYHGGLTCSLGYNDLYYDTDRTTLFDVLDFDQMESVNDIIVEHEEFDILPASEKLANNKNIQTLLEAPKSRERLEMTLDELDKDYDYIIVDTPPSLNVLTDNALVATGNVVIPVIPEKLNANSLQIFAKQLSSLEQAYGDINRLAIVCNRVEQNAEHRDTIEEIKSAYSLPVFEIPKRTDLSQSIGEGVSVFGFGKENQRVEDARDLFNEIADLFDETFEKTAPEEVEA
- a CDS encoding DUF7342 family protein → MTSTYIKTKRERCCMSEDEPNSEGLMERQTTGEDRVRMTARQLSEPQTANWIASEAGWSHEPTKRVLDRLVDDGILHRDESGTHTTYYPDYRRQAMQEAMRLRDSGHTVEELTDRLADMKTQIRDWEGEFGVESPNQLRGTLADESLDGDEEDRRREIAREWEHLQRRIQIVGFAIREWDFLAPTTESAEASS
- a CDS encoding phage integrase SAM-like domain-containing protein — its product is MTPRERTNQSLASSFERYLQDKGKGRGGDGGNYRRNAARELERFAEWAAGDRGADDWTGIVSDDVDRKPTFDDLDERVFREYARHLGGDRGLKQNTVQTYYRYISAWCGWCVNEGYLEAHYAQRASAMAPLPEDDGRKPGDQQAWTSEQRHALTRHVDERARDAVEAYTTLPEDTDPLDKQRARYVALKATRDRALVFVLAYTAVRVGELLRDPNDPRRRGVRWEDLSLDDGSMDVYRKKQQWDAASLPDPVISPLRSYRQLMDPPTEQWPVFPTFDQRTLAELVQDDLADRGERPEAITERRAEYARDLLLALDEDIRPPSITTDGARSILQRLSEAAEIDIDHPKHDYLAPHGGRRGMGEVLVRAFGYTVAARYLDNSEEMVRERYSHIEAGELGDVATEALEQID